One window from the genome of Streptomyces sp. NBC_00287 encodes:
- the groES gene encoding co-chaperone GroES translates to MTTTSSKVAIKPLEDRIVVQPLDAEQTTASGLVIPDTAKEKPQEGVVLAVGPGRFENGERLPLDVKTGDIVLYSKYGGTEVKYNGEEYLVLSARDVLAIIEK, encoded by the coding sequence GTGACGACCACCAGCTCCAAGGTTGCCATCAAGCCGCTCGAGGACCGCATTGTGGTCCAGCCGCTCGACGCCGAGCAGACCACCGCCTCTGGCCTGGTCATCCCGGACACCGCCAAGGAGAAGCCCCAGGAGGGCGTCGTCCTGGCCGTGGGCCCGGGCCGCTTCGAGAACGGCGAGCGCCTGCCGCTCGACGTCAAGACCGGCGACATCGTGCTGTACAGCAAGTACGGCGGCACCGAGGTGAAGTACAACGGCGAGGAGTACCTCGTCCTCTCGGCTCGCGACGTGCTCGCGATCATCGAGAAGTAG